One region of Pseudomonas alvandae genomic DNA includes:
- the nosP gene encoding nitric oxide-sensing protein NosP translates to MQQAQSEGVVSAMSQATDVEQVAQELARQLLHPYLGFVLFFCSAEYHLPDLAQALSRSFGGIRLVGCTSAGEITPQGYGRNCVTAVGFDHRHFSIAAELIGEMEHFSLIDAQQMVERLASGCRSNALAPIKGHSFALTLLDGLSSREEMVLAALSAALGDIPHFGGSAGDDNYLTHTHVYFEGQFHSGAAVVVLINTWLEFEVFTTHHILPRQEKLVVTGADSASRRVYELNAEPAAEEYARHIGVPVSALDYRVFAAHPLAVRINDQYYVRAIQQVHPDLSLSFYCAVENGIVLTAMDPGPLLHNLQDLFDGLQARLGDLLLTIGCDCFLRRLELEGRDGLEQIGQFLREHRVMGFNTYGEQFNGMHINQTFTGVAIARHRVPGHR, encoded by the coding sequence GGTTCGTGCTGTTTTTCTGTTCCGCTGAATACCATTTGCCAGACCTCGCCCAGGCGTTGTCCCGGAGCTTTGGCGGGATTCGCCTGGTGGGCTGCACCAGCGCCGGGGAAATCACCCCGCAAGGCTACGGCCGCAATTGCGTGACGGCGGTGGGTTTCGACCACCGGCATTTCTCCATCGCCGCCGAACTGATCGGCGAGATGGAGCACTTCAGCCTGATCGACGCCCAGCAGATGGTCGAGCGGCTGGCGAGCGGTTGTCGCAGCAACGCCTTGGCGCCAATCAAGGGTCACAGTTTCGCCTTGACCCTGCTGGACGGCCTGTCCAGCCGTGAGGAAATGGTGCTGGCAGCCTTGAGCGCCGCCCTGGGGGACATCCCGCATTTCGGCGGTTCGGCCGGCGATGACAACTACCTGACCCACACCCACGTTTACTTTGAAGGCCAGTTCCACAGCGGCGCAGCGGTGGTAGTGCTGATCAATACCTGGCTGGAATTCGAGGTGTTCACCACCCACCACATCCTGCCCCGGCAAGAGAAACTGGTGGTGACCGGCGCCGACAGCGCCTCGCGGCGGGTCTACGAACTCAACGCCGAGCCTGCCGCGGAGGAATACGCGCGGCACATCGGCGTCCCGGTGAGTGCCCTGGACTATCGGGTATTCGCCGCGCACCCCTTGGCGGTGCGGATCAACGACCAGTACTACGTCCGAGCGATCCAGCAGGTCCATCCGGACCTGAGCCTGAGTTTTTATTGTGCGGTGGAGAACGGCATCGTCCTGACCGCCATGGATCCGGGGCCGTTGCTGCACAACCTGCAAGACCTGTTCGACGGCTTGCAGGCGCGCCTCGGCGATCTGTTGCTGACCATCGGCTGCGACTGTTTCCTGCGGCGCCTGGAGTTGGAAGGGCGCGACGGCCTGGAGCAGATCGGCCAATTTTTGCGTGAACATCGGGTGATGGGGTTCAACACCTATGGAGAACAGTTCAATGGCATGCACATCAACCAGACGTTCACCGGAGTTGCCATTGCCCGCCATCGCGTCCCCGGCCATCGCTGA